Within Vicia villosa cultivar HV-30 ecotype Madison, WI linkage group LG1, Vvil1.0, whole genome shotgun sequence, the genomic segment TCTGACTTACAACCTTACACGTTTTTGGATTAAAGATAATGTCATAAATTTTATCACTTAATTGACTCATGTATAACAAATTATGCATTAAATCCTTAACTTAAAGTGCATTAGATATAGAAGGAAGAGATTCATTACCAATTGTTCAAGATCCTTTTATTCTTTCTTTCTGATTTCCCTCGAAACCTACGTACCTAACATATTTAAGTTTCAGGTTTTAGAACATATGCTATCTTCCCATCATATGATGCGAGCATTCAGAATTCAGATACCATGACGGGTGCTTTAACTCTACTAAATAAGATATCTGCAACATACATTATTTAATCTTTTGGTACCCAATATATTCTGGGTCTTTTTAATTAGTTTTCCCAGAGTTTCTGACAAACTTTGATTTTCGTGCAGCATTAAAATTTTGTGCCAAACTTGGGTTTTCGTACACCACAAATATCACACTATTAAACTATaagaaattaattatataaatcggGGCATTGCAATGAGAGTCCAATTCCTCCCATAGAAGGTATGCCTACCGAGCTATGACTGTCAAGGAATCGCCTAGTAAGTTGAGATCAGATTCAAAACCCGAGATTCATTTCTTCGGCAAAGACGTCAAGAAGGGATTTTTTCCCCATGAAAATAATCCTATGGTGATTAAGGCACAACTGTTAGATTGGGAGTTAAAGAAAAATTTTATAAACTTATGCTTTCAAGTATGTCTTGACCCaagtttttttgaataattaactTGAAGCATTTTGCAATGACTCAAGACACAAAATTTTTACTCATGCATTCAGAATACGATTTAACAAAAAATACTCAATTCTAAGATATGGCAATGATCTAACCAATTGTTCTATTATCTAATATCTATGCTCTATTCAAATCTTTATTctatagatttttgtcattttaatGGAAATCCTAAAATCTCTTCTCTTTTGTTAAGAAATTGAGCAAAGTCAAACTCATATTATGGAGGTAGTCTCCTTTGAGTGTTCTATAAAAGGGATATAAAAATTTTCAGAACAATATCAACAATTACATACTAATTTAGTGACTGCATTAGTATTAAATTAAGAGTGAAGAcacattttggtccctcacaaaaattatataactcaaattagtctctcacaaaataaaatgatctgatttaatctcttacaaaatttaaccagaCCATATTAGTCTTTATGTTAATATTTATGACCTTTAACcaatatcttaagtctttaccactagtGTAATGTACATTCAtggtaaatatttttttatgatttttagtaatattaaataattctgaatttaaaacaaaaaaattaaaatttgtatcaATGAGGTCTTAAACCCAAGTCCGTTCAagttaaatgataatcactttacatctaaacaaatcaatttctactaTTAATATTCTTAATAATGAATACTTAAGTTACTAATCCAGAAGaaacatttacttatttcaaataacaaataaataaacgtttattaattttaaataatacaacaatttaaaattaaaattaataaaatataaatcctaaatataattaatcaaataaaaataaataaataaatattttattgaattactattaaactaattgatcactatttagtttgaatttattaaataattttagtgtGCGTGTATGATCTAGCGGTGAAACGTTTGGGTCTTGTCTCGGGTTTGAATCCTGCTAGATACAAATTGcctatgaaaaaaattaaataattgtaaaaattaattgattctttattttaaattgattaaatattttaacaattagttgaattagtttgaaataagtaaatatttatttgtgtgttatttaattttaattagataTAATTTAATCTATTTCTAATCGATAAAATATATTgaggatttatattttataaattttatttttaaattggtgtATCATTTGAAATTAGTAATTTGTGTGTtttttgaaataagtaaatgtttgttataaattattaagttaagtatttatcattaagaatattaacaatataaattaatttgtcTAATTGTAAAGTGATTATTATTTATCGAACTTAGGTtcgaaattgatttgtctagttgtaaagtgattgTTATTTATcagacttaggttcgagacttcattgatataaattttgtaatttttgttttaaatttagaattacttaatataattaaaaactttgagaattacatggttgcatattggcctagtggtaaagacATAAGATATTGTTTTAAAGTGTTGGGTTCAATtccttataaaaaataattttggctttttgaatattattaaatcaaaactgtttaaaaataaaattatatttaaaaaataaaaaataaaaaaaccaatttaaaaaaatattaagacTAATATAATccgattaaattttataaaaaactaaatcatttttttttttgagagacTAATTGAAAAACCAAAATAAGTCTTCACTCTTAAATTAATTATTTCGGTGTTGATTCAAAAGAAAATCTCACGGTGTTGTCGAACCTTTCAATTTCCCACTCTCAATGATACAGTTAGTGTTAACCCCGCAAATAATCTGTACAGAAAAGTTACGATATATCATTTTTATGATGTACAAAATTTCCAGAATTTTTCCCAGTCATCatgtaataataaaatacaaagtCTGCAAAGTTTAACCAACGTGTACTCGATTATAACTTGTATGTACTGATATAAAACAATGGAAATAACTTTAACTCATCACAGAACATTAAATAGACTACAATGATAAGCTTAAACAGGTACCACAAGACCTATCTAAGCACTCAAAGAACCTTCTAAAACCAGCTATCATCAGGGAAGAATTAATCACTTAAATACCTCTGCGAGCATCCATCATTCATGAGCAAAAAGGAAACTGAGGCAGCAGATTATAACAACATAATTTTGCGATGTACGCACAATACCAGAAGCAAGAAAGTCACCAAAAGATAAGCTTTTTCACATACTCTGCAAGAGTATGTTAAATTCCCAATATTTCAATGGAACAATAAATGGTGTTTAGTTGAAACAACAagttaataaaacaaaacaagtaGTAGTGAAACTGTCCATCTCCAGGTCCAAATTTGAGATCTTTAAGGAAACCTTCATTATGCATCACATCCAAGgcattgaaaacatcgaaatccTTCTGCTTTGCCACGATCATCGCATCGTTCATCAACTGAGGCAGTGGTGTTTTAGTAGCCACATTATAGTTGTGTCAGAAGTAACCATCCATTTAATATTTGAGTAAACTTCAATAACCCTTGAACAACAAACAAATTGGGAGCAAAAAATAAGTTGGTATTCATTAATTGAATTGAACAAAAAATCTTATTGAGAAGACCTGAATAAATCAATTTTATGCCTATGAAGTTAGTTCACTCAGATACTGCAAGCTCTTTGTGCGCATCAATCGCATGAAACGTTTTGTTCAAATATTTGAACATTTTGTTCCAACGTTTGAATGAATCTTCCGATACAGCATCCATGTTAACAAGTGAGTTAGCCAACTCCATCGCGTCATTTCGCCATCCTCCAAAACCAATCCCTCGAATCAACAATAAGTAGGTTGTTTCATTTGGCAAGCATCCTCTCTGATTCATAGCAGCAAGCACCTCAATAGCATCTATGATTCTTTGCGCCTTGCACAATCCAAGAATAACAGCATTGTAGCTAATAACAGTAGGCTGAAACTTGTGACTCTCCATCATGTCAACCAGCAACTCAATTGCCTGATCCACCAATCCATCTCTGCACAAGCAAGAAATAAGTGAATTATAGGTGAACTCGTCAGGATCAATGCCTTTGCTTAACATCTCCAGAATCATCCGTAACGCTCTAATTTTATTGTCGCTGCTCCACAATGCACCAAACAATGTATGATAAGAACTTGCATTTGGAGGACAACCCACTTCACCGAGCTTCTCAAAGATGTTCAAAGCCTCACCAACATGTCCATTATTACACAGAGAAGCCAAGACTGAGTTATAGCAAACAATATCAGGCAAAAGACCATGTGATATCATGTTATCCAAATACTCTAAAGCcaaatttatttttcctttgcaAAAAGCAGAAATCAATGTGTTGTATGTCACATTACTCGGCTCACAACCTTTATCCAACATATCCGAGATCAAACTCTCCCCCGCTTCCCATTTCCCTTCATTCAAAAGACTCTTCAACAGAATATTATAAGTAACAACATCAGGAGCCAAACCTCTCTTCTTCATATTCTTCAATACATTCTCAACCTCGCCAATTTTACCAGCACGACAAAGCGAGCCAATCAATGTGTTGTATGTCACAGAACTCGGCTCACAACCTTTATCCAACATATCCGACATCAAACTCTTCCCCGCTTCCCATTTCCCTTCATTCAAAAGACTCTTCAACAGAATATTATAAGTATATGCATCAGGTCGAAGCCCTCTCGACAACATCTCATCAAAAAGCTTCATAGCTTCATCAATACTCCTCCCACATAGATTCCCAATAAGAATAGTATAAGTAACAACATTAGGAGCCAAACCTCTCTTTTTCATTCTATCAAGCACCTTATTGGCAGCATCAACTCTATCAGATTTACAAAACCCGTTTATAACAGCATTATAAGTGAAAACATTAGGCTCACCGTGCTTCTCCAAAACCTGAATAGCTTTCTCGATTTTCTTAGAATTGAAAAAACCCTTAATCAATTTTGTGCAGAGAACAACATCAGGATTATAACCCCTATTAACCATTTGCTGAAGCGAGTAGAGAGACTCATCGTACTTACCTGATTTGCATGACCTGTGGAGA encodes:
- the LOC131644185 gene encoding pentatricopeptide repeat-containing protein At3g04760, chloroplastic-like, which translates into the protein MNLRLQLQQLSTTSSMTTFSTEFLSHTLNLRNHPNRTSRHSNPNFVTSSTPLLNEGNTNDRRTRINQERFRANETRPKLDQNYDFRDTDFMKALHRSCKSGKYDESLYSLQQMVNRGYNPDVVLCTKLIKGFFNSKKIEKAIQVLEKHGEPNVFTYNAVINGFCKSDRVDAANKVLDRMKKRGLAPNVVTYTILIGNLCGRSIDEAMKLFDEMLSRGLRPDAYTYNILLKSLLNEGKWEAGKSLMSDMLDKGCEPSSVTYNTLIGSLCRAGKIGEVENVLKNMKKRGLAPDVVTYNILLKSLLNEGKWEAGESLISDMLDKGCEPSNVTYNTLISAFCKGKINLALEYLDNMISHGLLPDIVCYNSVLASLCNNGHVGEALNIFEKLGEVGCPPNASSYHTLFGALWSSDNKIRALRMILEMLSKGIDPDEFTYNSLISCLCRDGLVDQAIELLVDMMESHKFQPTVISYNAVILGLCKAQRIIDAIEVLAAMNQRGCLPNETTYLLLIRGIGFGGWRNDAMELANSLVNMDAVSEDSFKRWNKMFKYLNKTFHAIDAHKELAVSE